From a single Eleginops maclovinus isolate JMC-PN-2008 ecotype Puerto Natales chromosome 18, JC_Emac_rtc_rv5, whole genome shotgun sequence genomic region:
- the aamdc gene encoding mth938 domain-containing protein has translation MGSPEICSLSWGHMKVKGCSSSYKDCKVWPGGSRAWDWRETGTDHNPGVQPADLEEVLKKGVELLVIGRGMSEALQVPSSTLDFVTQKGVDIRVLQTEKAVAEYNKLARQGTKVGGVFHSTC, from the exons ATGGGCTCTCCAGAGATCTGCTCCCTCTCCTGGGGCCACATGAAGGTGAAGGGCTGCTCCTCCAGCTATAAGGACTGTAAGGTGTGGCCTGGAGGCAGCCGGGCCTGGGACTGGAGAGAGACCGGGACCGAC CATAATCCTGGGGTGCAGCCTGCTGATCTGGAGGAGGTGCTGAAGAAAGGGGTCGAGCTGCTGGTCATCGGCAGAGGCATGAGTGAAGCTCTGCAG GTTCCCTCCTCCACGCTGGACTTTGTGACGCAGAAAGGCGTGGACATCAGAGTGCTGCAGACTGAGAAGGCCGTGGCTGAATACAACAAACTGGCACGCCAGGGCACCAAGGTGGGCGGGGTCTTCCACTCCACCTGCTGA